One region of Streptomyces davaonensis JCM 4913 genomic DNA includes:
- the casB gene encoding type I-E CRISPR-associated protein Cse2/CasB → MIADAPGAGNQNTLADETTHARPPAPSELLTQWLVSLVNSRDYGKLAELRRPTISQNAHIEAGWFDPRRRAVFEQVAFLFAVYHRGAGQPSRGYGSLGAAARRIGTSIGRGPDDAGASRLMDRIVASRRPPLRHLQHAITRLRSCDQPPPSWSRLADDLARWSDRQARIRYQWAVDFHAPPPRPTARNTTATTTTPKDTLT, encoded by the coding sequence GTGATCGCCGATGCGCCGGGCGCCGGAAACCAGAACACACTCGCCGACGAAACCACCCACGCGCGCCCACCGGCGCCCAGCGAACTGCTCACGCAGTGGCTGGTCAGTCTGGTCAACAGTCGCGACTACGGAAAACTCGCCGAGCTGCGACGGCCAACCATCAGCCAGAACGCCCACATCGAAGCGGGCTGGTTCGACCCGCGACGCCGTGCGGTGTTCGAGCAGGTGGCCTTCCTCTTCGCCGTCTACCACCGAGGGGCCGGCCAGCCGTCGAGAGGCTACGGAAGTCTCGGCGCCGCTGCCCGCCGGATCGGCACCAGCATCGGGCGTGGCCCCGACGACGCCGGTGCCAGCCGCCTGATGGACCGCATCGTGGCCAGCCGCCGGCCTCCCCTGCGGCACCTTCAGCACGCCATCACCCGGCTGCGCTCGTGCGACCAGCCGCCGCCCTCCTGGTCACGGCTCGCAGACGACCTCGCCCGCTGGAGCGACCGTCAGGCCCGCATCCGCTACCAGTGGGCCGTCGACTTCCATGCACCGCCGCCGAGACCCACCGCCAGGAACACCACGGCCACCACGACGACACCGAAGGACACACTGACGTGA
- a CDS encoding HD domain-containing protein — protein MGDSEDLNSIAYQWCWGSIAPSGPQVWNPLVAEMVTAGSVMLELWEQVLRPRQRADLTDGFAAEAEQSARLAAAFLAGVSRIGHASPARMVSFGARQEPSPAFEQAHTAWREQALRAGLPLPPIGARVRHADPEHITAAVLPRLTGCDCAGYVDGERCRDQDHQGLYVAAYALNRHGADVLHADTVAKAYRATGDPAWDAVRAALVNAVAHHVGIDARSLPHLIRPADPLRLTAFGRLVAQSCRLARGNTLRGFASPHDTLQMMSDRARVHAREAVSRLRVAG, from the coding sequence ATGGGCGACTCAGAAGATCTCAACAGCATTGCGTACCAATGGTGTTGGGGGTCGATCGCACCCTCCGGCCCGCAGGTGTGGAATCCCCTCGTCGCGGAGATGGTCACCGCCGGTTCCGTCATGCTCGAACTGTGGGAACAGGTGCTGCGCCCACGGCAACGGGCAGATCTCACAGACGGATTCGCAGCCGAAGCCGAGCAAAGCGCCCGCCTGGCGGCCGCCTTCCTGGCAGGGGTGAGCCGCATCGGCCACGCAAGCCCTGCGCGCATGGTTTCGTTCGGAGCAAGACAGGAGCCCTCCCCCGCATTCGAACAGGCGCACACGGCATGGCGGGAGCAGGCGCTGCGGGCAGGGCTTCCTCTGCCGCCCATCGGAGCCCGGGTTCGTCACGCGGATCCGGAGCACATCACGGCGGCAGTACTGCCACGGCTGACCGGTTGCGACTGCGCGGGGTACGTCGATGGCGAGCGCTGCCGCGACCAGGATCATCAAGGCCTCTACGTGGCCGCGTACGCTCTCAACCGGCACGGCGCCGACGTGCTGCACGCTGACACCGTCGCTAAGGCATATCGGGCCACCGGCGACCCCGCCTGGGATGCGGTCCGGGCCGCGCTGGTGAACGCCGTCGCCCACCACGTGGGCATCGACGCACGCAGTCTTCCTCACCTGATTCGGCCGGCGGATCCCCTGCGTCTGACGGCCTTCGGCCGCCTGGTGGCCCAGAGCTGCCGCCTAGCCCGCGGGAACACGCTGCGCGGCTTCGCCTCCCCTCACGACACCCTGCAAATGATGTCCGACCGCGCGCGGGTGCACGCCCGGGAAGCGGTCTCCCGGCTGCGGGTGGCCGGGTGA
- a CDS encoding AAA family ATPase encodes MNDRAAPETKQRTLIEIAVSDYDTGDVSRDAVFKKGIDAQVGAVRGWWANEGLGAERRFTVAAPGQLRDVYDLRAFLDERRPESAAHDEALVVYVTGHGVSRPSDEHFLLLPGSRMDRLPATAFATADLITRVLDSDADHVLVMVDSCYSGVLREELRRRCRALSEARRQLNSLVVMSSANETGTPHPEQFTRFLEAVVAHFTDRQSGYARSHLSFAELFTAMEGLYQSGVAPEVQFLWPEHTLPGRRDHAQPHPCLPNPGYEPRPDLDLYWLSRASGRPSLDDFGWYFTGRTRQVRRLTEFLENGSGTLVVTGETGSGKSALLARVVTLSAPTFRSDERYRSVVEAVPPDLLVPEGVVDAAVLARNTDVDELAAALYTALTDEPPAAGRAITPLDQLLDHVLAAVRHMGRPLTIVIDGIDEARNPRSIVTNLIRRLADLWTDTGQLAVRMLLGVRSAHAGPDGRLRPSPDRASDLLDLLIHSTDAGEPLRTDTGTAQDIEAYASTLLRTLFDSSGSSPRPDPRALGEVAAAVAQEVAPSFLDARLAVEALHSQGQLPDPDDPQWRRTLRQGTQELMRQDIAATGRHTGVPAELIVQVLRTTALAQGAGLPWADVWPCAVAALAGDGVTIPDSVIRDVRESRLKGYLTTAVEDDRYVYRPIHERISEVLRDSPQVLLGAEAPPSAPEASAAGVREAHRQLAVAFSELRETDDVPPHPYLRRHLIQHAAAGGVLNDQVITEKFLPYETSGNVRGTLGLLSEHAEGTRRLLAWSGIEPFLADAPPLARAESLRFAQWGPDAAASSPGAAPSPVVGHLAPGWKDIAVAGNVLARHDTDVCSLVSFTLRDGTPLIAIGGADGTVRVWDPSTVTPVGPPIPGQGPFARTLAVMPRPQGDPLLAVGCDGGVWTCDPLSGRHTPLPVTASVHDMVSFRGREGRVRLAIGTSDGLALHDLNTGTVLAHEGAGADALAGRVHALAALALPGGRTLLAVSRADTVEILDGASLDLVCTVPARQEGISALALLTTRNGNAMLALATRASKTVRFWDALTGTEDRHCTIRQSAAVLAPYPQPGAGTLLALGADDGAVQLWDPEASEEVCRFPADHTSAVTGLAVVRGPDGVCVLVSGSLDGTVRVWNPQARTRRTVSSSRPADGTLLAVLEGGSNPAELVSVGPDQNLVMRSADTGEVRASIAFPQAGVDGSVTALAAHTAADGSAMVFVGLPDKTVGCWNGDWKLMNAWTSQEDHATAFAAFTDGARTVLAVGTSRGSVAYCDPATGEVLGWLNNSADTGRPVRALAYLPLPSGGVLAVASDQGVRLCRPFHQPHEQWPGHTGPVKTLAVCPGDDAGEWLLVAGGVDGRVRLWAPAVSGQQPYTLLTRHDGPVSALGIVRLPGCGPLIVSTGLKDTTMRLCNPGTGEEVLRLVTATSLTSLGIPPLHSIPAIRQPLIAFGGPAGIAAVTLRLPQVEE; translated from the coding sequence GTGAACGACCGAGCGGCGCCTGAGACGAAGCAGCGGACGCTGATTGAGATTGCTGTCTCGGATTACGACACCGGCGACGTTTCCAGAGACGCCGTGTTCAAGAAGGGCATCGACGCGCAGGTCGGTGCTGTGAGGGGGTGGTGGGCCAATGAGGGTCTCGGTGCGGAGCGCAGGTTCACCGTTGCTGCGCCTGGGCAACTCCGCGACGTCTACGATCTGCGCGCGTTCCTGGATGAGAGGAGGCCTGAGAGCGCTGCGCACGATGAGGCCCTTGTCGTCTATGTCACCGGTCACGGGGTCAGCCGGCCGTCGGACGAGCATTTCCTGCTTCTGCCGGGGTCCCGCATGGACCGTCTTCCGGCGACGGCGTTTGCGACCGCCGATCTGATCACGAGGGTGCTGGATTCCGATGCCGACCATGTCCTGGTCATGGTTGACTCCTGCTACTCCGGTGTTCTCCGTGAGGAGCTTCGAAGGCGCTGCCGAGCACTGAGCGAGGCACGAAGGCAGCTGAACTCTCTCGTTGTGATGTCGTCTGCCAACGAGACAGGGACCCCGCATCCGGAACAGTTCACGCGTTTTCTCGAAGCCGTGGTCGCCCACTTCACAGATCGGCAGTCGGGGTACGCGCGTTCTCACTTGAGCTTTGCAGAACTCTTCACCGCGATGGAGGGCTTGTACCAGTCGGGGGTTGCGCCCGAAGTGCAGTTCCTTTGGCCGGAACATACGCTGCCGGGGCGCCGGGACCACGCTCAACCCCATCCGTGCCTTCCCAACCCCGGCTACGAGCCCCGGCCCGACCTCGACTTGTACTGGCTCTCGCGAGCTTCCGGGCGTCCTTCCCTTGATGATTTCGGCTGGTATTTCACAGGCCGGACCCGCCAGGTGCGGCGCCTGACGGAGTTTCTTGAGAACGGAAGCGGGACTCTCGTCGTCACGGGGGAAACAGGCTCGGGCAAGTCCGCATTGCTCGCTCGGGTCGTCACGCTCAGCGCCCCGACGTTCCGGTCCGACGAGAGGTACCGCTCTGTCGTCGAGGCTGTACCGCCCGATCTCCTCGTGCCGGAGGGAGTGGTCGATGCTGCGGTGCTCGCCCGGAACACGGACGTTGATGAACTCGCCGCCGCGCTGTACACCGCGCTCACGGACGAACCGCCCGCCGCTGGCAGGGCGATCACCCCACTGGATCAGCTTCTGGACCATGTGCTGGCCGCTGTGCGCCACATGGGGCGGCCTTTGACGATCGTCATCGACGGCATCGACGAGGCAAGGAATCCCCGATCGATCGTCACCAACCTCATCCGCCGGCTGGCCGACTTGTGGACGGATACCGGACAACTGGCGGTCCGGATGCTTCTGGGCGTCCGCAGTGCGCACGCCGGCCCGGATGGTCGGCTCCGTCCGTCACCGGACCGGGCATCGGATCTGCTGGACCTGCTTATCCATTCCACGGACGCCGGGGAACCCCTGCGGACGGACACCGGCACCGCGCAGGACATCGAGGCGTACGCGAGCACGCTGCTCAGAACCCTGTTTGACAGTTCCGGCTCCTCACCACGCCCGGATCCCCGCGCACTGGGCGAGGTTGCTGCCGCGGTGGCCCAGGAGGTGGCACCCTCCTTCCTCGACGCCCGCCTCGCCGTCGAGGCGCTTCACTCACAAGGACAGCTGCCTGATCCTGATGATCCGCAGTGGCGGCGCACCCTGCGGCAGGGAACGCAGGAGCTTATGCGGCAGGACATTGCCGCAACAGGGCGCCACACAGGTGTGCCGGCCGAGCTCATCGTGCAGGTCCTGCGGACTACGGCACTCGCGCAGGGTGCCGGCCTTCCCTGGGCCGACGTGTGGCCGTGCGCGGTGGCGGCCCTGGCGGGAGACGGCGTCACCATCCCTGATTCGGTGATCCGTGACGTACGGGAGAGCCGGCTCAAGGGCTACCTGACGACCGCAGTGGAGGACGACAGGTACGTCTACCGGCCCATTCACGAGCGCATCAGTGAAGTGCTGAGGGACAGCCCGCAGGTCCTTCTCGGTGCCGAAGCGCCGCCCAGCGCACCTGAGGCGTCCGCGGCGGGCGTGAGGGAGGCTCATCGGCAACTGGCGGTCGCGTTCAGCGAGCTGCGGGAGACGGACGATGTGCCGCCGCATCCGTATCTGCGCCGCCACCTGATCCAGCATGCGGCAGCCGGAGGTGTGCTGAACGACCAGGTCATCACGGAAAAGTTCCTGCCCTACGAGACGAGCGGGAACGTGCGGGGCACGCTCGGGCTTCTTTCGGAGCATGCTGAGGGCACGAGGCGCCTCTTGGCGTGGTCCGGGATCGAGCCCTTCCTGGCCGACGCGCCGCCCCTCGCGCGTGCGGAAAGCCTGCGCTTCGCCCAGTGGGGGCCGGATGCTGCTGCTTCGAGCCCCGGCGCCGCGCCCAGCCCGGTGGTCGGGCATCTCGCGCCGGGATGGAAGGACATCGCGGTGGCGGGCAACGTCCTGGCGAGACACGACACGGACGTCTGCTCCCTGGTGTCCTTCACCCTGCGGGACGGGACACCGCTGATCGCCATCGGCGGCGCCGACGGCACTGTACGCGTGTGGGATCCGTCCACTGTGACTCCGGTAGGCCCGCCGATCCCGGGGCAGGGCCCCTTTGCGCGGACGCTGGCCGTGATGCCCCGTCCGCAGGGAGATCCTCTGCTGGCCGTGGGCTGTGACGGCGGCGTGTGGACGTGTGATCCGTTGAGCGGCCGGCACACACCACTGCCCGTGACCGCGTCCGTGCACGACATGGTGTCCTTCCGCGGCCGGGAGGGCCGGGTTCGGCTGGCCATCGGTACGTCCGACGGCCTTGCCCTGCACGATCTGAACACCGGGACCGTTCTTGCCCACGAAGGGGCGGGCGCAGACGCCCTGGCAGGTCGGGTGCACGCGCTTGCCGCCCTGGCCCTGCCCGGCGGCCGCACACTCCTGGCCGTCTCCAGGGCGGACACCGTCGAGATTCTTGACGGCGCATCCCTCGACCTGGTGTGTACCGTGCCGGCCCGGCAAGAGGGGATCTCCGCGCTTGCCCTGCTCACCACGCGGAACGGAAACGCCATGCTGGCCCTGGCAACGCGGGCCTCGAAGACGGTCAGATTCTGGGACGCCCTGACAGGTACTGAAGACCGGCACTGCACGATCAGGCAGTCCGCGGCCGTGCTTGCCCCCTACCCTCAGCCCGGCGCGGGCACCCTGCTTGCGCTGGGCGCCGACGACGGCGCCGTACAGCTGTGGGATCCCGAAGCCAGCGAGGAGGTCTGCCGGTTTCCCGCCGACCACACAAGTGCCGTAACAGGGCTCGCCGTTGTGCGTGGCCCTGACGGGGTCTGCGTGCTGGTCTCCGGCTCGCTCGACGGCACCGTCCGTGTCTGGAACCCCCAAGCGCGGACCCGCCGCACCGTGTCGTCCTCCCGGCCTGCCGATGGAACCCTGCTCGCGGTGCTGGAAGGGGGCTCCAACCCCGCCGAACTCGTCTCGGTCGGCCCCGACCAAAACCTTGTCATGAGGTCGGCCGACACCGGCGAGGTCAGAGCATCGATCGCCTTTCCCCAGGCAGGAGTTGACGGTTCGGTGACAGCCCTCGCCGCGCACACGGCGGCGGACGGTTCCGCGATGGTCTTTGTGGGGCTGCCCGACAAGACGGTGGGCTGCTGGAACGGCGACTGGAAGCTGATGAACGCCTGGACCTCGCAAGAGGACCACGCGACCGCGTTCGCCGCCTTCACCGACGGCGCGCGAACCGTCCTTGCTGTAGGCACCAGCCGGGGATCGGTCGCGTACTGCGACCCGGCGACCGGCGAGGTGCTGGGCTGGCTTAACAACAGCGCGGACACCGGTCGGCCCGTCCGCGCGCTGGCGTACCTGCCCCTGCCATCGGGCGGGGTTCTCGCTGTCGCCTCCGACCAGGGCGTGCGACTGTGCCGCCCGTTTCACCAACCGCATGAACAATGGCCAGGACATACCGGCCCCGTGAAAACTCTGGCCGTCTGCCCGGGAGATGACGCGGGCGAGTGGCTTCTGGTGGCCGGGGGAGTCGACGGCCGCGTACGCCTGTGGGCACCGGCTGTTTCGGGTCAGCAGCCGTACACGCTGCTGACCCGGCACGACGGACCCGTATCCGCTCTGGGCATCGTGCGGTTACCCGGTTGCGGACCCCTGATCGTCAGCACCGGCCTCAAGGACACGACCATGCGGTTGTGCAACCCGGGCACCGGAGAAGAGGTGCTGCGACTGGTCACCGCCACGTCCCTGACCTCCCTCGGCATCCCGCCGCTCCACAGCATCCCGGCGATCCGGCAGCCCTTGATCGCCTTCGGCGGTCCGGCCGGGATCGCCGCAGTGACGCTGCGGCTGCCCCAGGTCGAGGAATAG
- a CDS encoding alpha/beta hydrolase family protein, with protein sequence MARIVGVHGIRQSSTSKRQLTDDWLGALNGGLGGLGMPVLPGDALELPHWTGLLERGTDHLGPQGDRFDAAVPLDEGEVDFVVAALEDVVREEDLDRIGQVELQTLGVPQLWPPRLTRLVMAYDLRFPRGGGKLLVSALREVRLYLYEPEPAARVRSFVAGAFGAGTCVVIGHSLGSVIAYDLLRRGEVAPDRTAAVRTLVTCGSPLAIPSVRRGLGIADGEPLKLPGGIAWVNVFDPGDFITGGVGLSALSPGITDAQVDNGNGDPHSALRYLRAGAVARVIADGCR encoded by the coding sequence GTGGCGCGCATAGTTGGGGTACACGGGATTCGGCAGTCCTCGACGTCGAAAAGGCAGCTGACGGACGACTGGTTGGGGGCGCTCAATGGTGGTCTTGGCGGGCTCGGTATGCCGGTCCTGCCTGGTGACGCATTGGAACTGCCGCACTGGACTGGGCTGTTGGAGCGCGGAACGGACCACCTCGGTCCGCAGGGGGATCGCTTCGATGCCGCAGTGCCATTGGACGAGGGGGAAGTCGACTTCGTCGTCGCGGCGCTGGAGGATGTCGTCCGTGAGGAGGACCTGGACCGTATCGGGCAGGTGGAGTTGCAGACGCTGGGTGTGCCGCAGCTGTGGCCTCCGCGTCTGACGCGTCTGGTGATGGCGTATGACCTGCGTTTTCCCCGGGGTGGGGGGAAGCTTTTGGTGAGTGCCCTGCGTGAGGTGCGGTTGTATCTGTACGAGCCTGAGCCTGCTGCTCGGGTTCGGTCCTTTGTTGCCGGGGCTTTCGGTGCGGGTACCTGCGTTGTGATCGGGCATTCACTGGGAAGCGTGATCGCCTACGACCTGCTTCGCCGGGGCGAGGTCGCGCCGGACCGGACGGCTGCCGTGCGGACGCTTGTGACGTGCGGATCTCCGTTGGCCATCCCCTCGGTGCGGCGTGGGCTGGGCATTGCCGACGGCGAGCCGTTGAAGCTGCCCGGCGGTATCGCGTGGGTCAATGTCTTCGATCCCGGGGACTTCATCACCGGCGGCGTGGGGCTCAGCGCTCTCTCGCCCGGAATCACCGATGCGCAGGTCGACAACGGCAACGGTGACCCGCACAGCGCGCTGCGCTATCTGCGGGCCGGTGCGGTTGCGCGGGTGATTGCGGACGGCTGCCGGTGA
- the cas5e gene encoding type I-E CRISPR-associated protein Cas5/CasD yields the protein MTGHTLLIRLAAPLQSWGTVSRFSRRDTHNRPTKSGVIGLCAAALGHDRAEELDDDLVTARFGVRADHPGTPVRDYHIVGAGRYPVRPRDIITNHRLAAALAADMANTGGTAFGHHEPADWYGAPKYVVTEPDTGALVSKQLSRGALVTERWYLADAAFVAALQHPDRAFLAKIAAALESPKRLLWLGRKSCPPSGTLAGPLCSGTIENIFKSTALLPSQSVGPRPSARPWAWIEAAPGAPAATPVQDQPVTFDADRRAHTTRWETRTRVTIAENATEWDVIP from the coding sequence GTGACCGGACACACCCTGCTCATCAGGCTCGCCGCCCCGCTGCAGTCATGGGGGACGGTCTCCCGGTTCTCCCGACGCGACACCCACAACCGACCGACGAAGTCCGGGGTGATCGGCCTGTGCGCCGCAGCCCTCGGACACGACCGGGCCGAGGAACTCGACGACGATCTCGTCACCGCCCGCTTCGGCGTCCGCGCCGACCACCCCGGCACCCCAGTGCGCGACTACCACATCGTCGGGGCCGGCAGATATCCCGTCCGCCCGCGTGACATCATCACCAACCACCGCCTGGCGGCCGCGCTGGCCGCCGACATGGCCAACACCGGCGGGACAGCGTTCGGTCACCACGAGCCCGCCGACTGGTACGGAGCGCCGAAGTACGTCGTCACCGAACCGGATACAGGCGCCCTGGTCTCCAAGCAGCTCTCCCGGGGCGCGCTCGTCACCGAACGCTGGTACCTGGCCGATGCCGCGTTCGTGGCCGCGCTGCAGCACCCGGACCGGGCCTTCCTCGCAAAGATCGCCGCGGCGCTGGAGAGCCCGAAACGCCTGCTGTGGCTGGGCCGCAAGTCCTGCCCACCCTCCGGAACGCTGGCCGGACCCTTATGCAGCGGGACCATCGAAAACATCTTCAAGTCCACCGCGCTACTGCCCTCGCAGAGCGTCGGGCCGCGGCCGTCAGCCCGACCCTGGGCATGGATCGAAGCGGCACCGGGCGCCCCGGCAGCAACCCCTGTACAGGACCAGCCCGTCACCTTCGACGCGGACCGTCGCGCACACACCACGCGGTGGGAGACACGGACCCGCGTCACCATCGCCGAGAACGCCACCGAATGGGACGTCATCCCGTGA
- a CDS encoding type I-E CRISPR-associated protein Cas7/Cse4/CasC, with translation MSTHVAPMGHQFLSLHLLETLAAVLPVRDENGAPKSIVYGGVERHMITSQARRRAERVYSRDRANAQKGPLAGHTMGVRTREWALMTAHALETRHGWAKERALATSRAVLQAIGLKFGDRAKPTVANLTKVLLFAPADAGERIADHINTDQATIGAWAEQYIALSEATAAAKKLKGRRKSSSQEQDASSNEADGAAETADAKLPALPKATRNAVLTALAPRDAIDIALYGRFLAEIPDSPNVDGAIQSSHAFTVHEAEHTDDFYAAADDAKLARKHNALDFLDAADDSGAGMTGYQALISGTFYRHAVLDRRKLRQNLRAAGMSEPDAESAAVAAEAEFVSSFVNAFPEAKKNSTASTGVLPALVLAFDGDRPFNYAAAFQKPIDEVSEGGPAGELAVRRLLAHHAFVCRRRDDITAGRILTYDPAIHAVLQELGTKDVESVEELTA, from the coding sequence GTGAGCACCCACGTTGCCCCGATGGGGCACCAATTTCTCTCCCTCCACCTGCTGGAGACCCTTGCCGCGGTGCTCCCCGTCCGGGACGAGAACGGCGCCCCGAAGTCCATCGTCTATGGCGGCGTGGAGCGCCACATGATCACCAGTCAGGCGCGTCGCCGCGCCGAGCGGGTGTACTCGCGCGATCGGGCGAACGCCCAGAAGGGGCCGCTGGCCGGACACACCATGGGCGTCCGTACCCGTGAGTGGGCGCTGATGACCGCTCACGCCCTGGAAACCCGGCACGGCTGGGCCAAGGAGCGGGCCCTGGCCACGTCGCGCGCGGTTTTGCAGGCCATCGGCCTCAAATTCGGCGACAGGGCGAAGCCCACCGTCGCCAACCTGACCAAGGTGCTGCTGTTCGCACCGGCGGACGCGGGCGAGCGCATCGCCGACCACATCAACACCGACCAGGCGACCATCGGCGCGTGGGCAGAGCAGTACATCGCGCTGTCCGAGGCGACAGCGGCCGCAAAAAAGCTGAAGGGGCGGCGCAAGAGCAGCTCTCAGGAGCAGGACGCGAGTTCGAACGAAGCCGACGGTGCCGCCGAGACCGCAGATGCCAAGCTTCCCGCCCTGCCGAAGGCGACCCGCAACGCAGTTCTCACCGCGCTGGCACCCCGCGACGCGATCGACATCGCGCTCTACGGACGCTTCCTCGCCGAGATCCCGGACTCGCCGAACGTCGACGGGGCGATCCAGAGCAGCCACGCCTTCACCGTCCACGAGGCCGAGCACACGGACGACTTCTACGCCGCCGCCGACGACGCCAAACTCGCCCGCAAGCACAACGCCCTCGACTTCCTCGACGCGGCCGACGATTCCGGAGCCGGCATGACCGGCTACCAGGCCCTTATCTCCGGCACCTTCTACCGCCACGCCGTCCTCGACCGTCGCAAGCTACGGCAGAACCTGCGTGCAGCGGGCATGTCCGAACCGGACGCCGAGTCCGCCGCCGTCGCTGCCGAGGCGGAGTTCGTCAGCTCCTTCGTCAACGCCTTCCCGGAAGCCAAGAAGAACTCGACGGCCTCGACGGGAGTGCTGCCCGCCCTGGTCCTCGCCTTCGACGGAGACCGTCCGTTCAACTACGCCGCCGCCTTCCAAAAGCCCATCGACGAGGTCTCCGAGGGGGGCCCGGCCGGCGAACTCGCCGTACGGCGGCTCCTCGCCCACCATGCCTTCGTCTGCCGGCGGCGCGACGACATCACGGCAGGCCGCATCCTCACCTACGACCCCGCCATCCACGCCGTCCTCCAGGAACTGGGTACCAAGGACGTGGAGTCCGTCGAGGAGCTCACGGCGTGA
- a CDS encoding type I-E CRISPR-associated protein Cse1/CasA: MAQERRPCWDPRRQACVPALTTAGHSTSVTLVDALRQADDLLGVSGATAGESVALLEYLLAVCYASGSCPATVDQWLDQVYGNSPLTSAADWLDSRPDEHWNLFHPMEPLGQNALLAPYLDEHGAGPAQLVIEHAGDYNLLFDHHHLEHPAPLPADAAFRAMLTQHVYGPGGRARISGKDTLGPTLTNLAAGRLSARIRVVALGHTLGDTLRLNLVPGDAAPGRFNRTWTVAPQPRRGFQTKPSGRRVDGPADLHTVLGRSILMRPTVTEDGQPAVDRVLVAAGELLEPLAAHHLQDAVYTTATDGTAKPLRPSASRALWREAHALYAAVADRNHGLDLYDRLARLSGRRLNLWTVGLIAKQTTVLTWVSDTFPFVPGRERDLRYAAERGCAIAEYVAASLSRAAYVAWTVTYPNPKPADKEDQIARFDARPEHWAHTAEPFHVLLDDATAAENEDQVDAALVEYAAVLAQAAGRFLRNRLDSLPANSRGYQAQAQAVRRLASDLTGPKAPDELNGDRT; the protein is encoded by the coding sequence TTGGCGCAGGAACGACGTCCTTGTTGGGACCCACGACGACAAGCATGTGTCCCGGCGCTGACAACCGCCGGGCACAGTACCTCGGTCACCCTGGTCGATGCTCTGCGGCAAGCGGACGACTTACTCGGCGTCTCGGGAGCGACCGCAGGCGAGAGTGTCGCGCTGCTGGAATACCTCCTCGCCGTCTGCTACGCCTCCGGGTCCTGCCCGGCGACGGTCGACCAATGGCTCGACCAGGTGTACGGCAACAGCCCGCTGACCAGCGCCGCCGACTGGCTGGACTCCCGCCCCGACGAGCACTGGAACCTCTTCCACCCCATGGAGCCACTGGGGCAGAACGCTCTCCTAGCCCCCTACCTCGACGAGCACGGAGCAGGTCCCGCCCAACTGGTGATCGAGCACGCCGGGGACTACAACCTGCTCTTCGACCATCACCACCTCGAACACCCAGCTCCGCTACCCGCCGATGCCGCCTTCCGCGCGATGCTCACCCAGCACGTCTACGGACCCGGCGGCCGCGCTCGGATCTCCGGCAAGGACACCCTGGGGCCCACGCTTACCAACCTGGCCGCCGGACGCCTCAGCGCACGCATCCGCGTTGTCGCGCTGGGCCATACGCTCGGCGACACACTGCGGCTCAACCTGGTGCCGGGCGACGCAGCCCCCGGCCGCTTCAACCGCACCTGGACAGTGGCTCCCCAGCCCCGCCGGGGATTTCAGACCAAGCCATCGGGGCGGCGGGTGGACGGGCCGGCCGATCTGCACACCGTCCTCGGACGCTCGATCCTCATGCGGCCGACCGTAACCGAGGACGGCCAGCCTGCCGTCGACCGTGTCTTGGTGGCGGCAGGTGAGCTCCTCGAACCGCTGGCCGCTCACCACTTGCAGGACGCGGTCTACACGACAGCGACAGACGGCACGGCGAAGCCGCTGCGGCCCTCGGCCTCCCGGGCCCTGTGGCGCGAAGCGCATGCCCTGTACGCCGCCGTCGCGGACCGCAACCACGGACTTGACCTCTACGACCGCCTCGCCAGGCTCAGCGGCCGTCGCCTCAACCTCTGGACCGTCGGGCTGATCGCCAAACAGACCACGGTCCTCACCTGGGTGTCGGACACGTTCCCCTTCGTGCCGGGCCGGGAGCGCGACCTGCGCTACGCGGCCGAGCGGGGCTGCGCCATCGCCGAGTACGTGGCCGCCAGCCTGTCCAGGGCGGCCTATGTCGCCTGGACCGTGACGTACCCCAACCCGAAACCGGCCGACAAGGAGGACCAGATCGCCCGGTTCGATGCGCGGCCGGAGCACTGGGCCCACACCGCGGAGCCCTTCCACGTGCTGTTGGACGACGCGACGGCAGCCGAGAACGAGGATCAGGTCGACGCGGCACTCGTCGAGTACGCGGCCGTCCTCGCGCAAGCCGCGGGGCGCTTCCTGCGTAACCGGCTTGATTCACTGCCCGCCAACTCGCGTGGCTACCAGGCGCAGGCGCAGGCAGTCCGCCGCCTCGCAAGCGACCTCACCGGGCCCAAGGCCCCTGACGAACTGAACGGGGACCGAACGTGA